The Pseudoliparis swirei isolate HS2019 ecotype Mariana Trench chromosome 1, NWPU_hadal_v1, whole genome shotgun sequence genome has a window encoding:
- the LOC130203396 gene encoding CMP-N-acetylneuraminate-beta-galactosamide-alpha-2,3-sialyltransferase 2-like has translation MNSKVGVFILLLCVTGICVFWRAETPSYPPPREERPCAFDRCLRENGTLFLQRFDKFDEPFLSANHNLSEEAFNWWRRLRSNNPTFSSYIEVVKKIFQKFPKTPELEPPSPDRCRTCALVGNSANLNGSHYGPLIDFQDFVIRINNAPMKGYEKDVGTRTTHHVMYPESSVNLDDTTHLLLFAFKMRDLVWITKYINSGIRRGRTFNTDLMSIVNPAFIKFVHQVWLKKKGYYPSTGFLALILTLHLCDEVHLFGFGADSEGQWRHYWEELRNKLFKTGVHAGNVEFAMIKELSQNQIIKYYGGY, from the exons ATGAACTCAAAAGTGGGCGTGTTCAttctcctgctgtgtgtgacgGGCATCTGTGTGTTTTGGAGAGCAGAAACCCCATCGTACCCACCGCCTCGGGAGGAGAGACCCTGCGCCTTTGACCGATGTTTACGTGAAAATGGGACGTTGTTTCTGCAGCGTTTTGACAAATTTGATGAACCATTTTTGTCAGCTAACCACAATCTCTCAGAGGAGGCGTTCAACTGGTGGAGG CGCTTACGGTCTAACAATCCCACCTTCAGTTCCTACATCGAGGTTGTGAAAAAGATTTTTCAGAAGTTCCCAAAAACCCCTGAACTTGAACCACCCAGCCCCGACCGCTGCAGGACTTGTGCTCTGGTGGGGAATTCTGCTAATTTGAACGGATCACATTACGGACCTCTCATAGATTTCCAGGACTTCGTCATAAG AATTAACAACGCTCCTATGAAAGGCTATGAAAAAGATGTTGGGACCAGAACAACTCATCATGTCATGTATCCAGAGAGTTCTGTGAATTTAGATGACACCACACATCTGCTGCTGTTTGCATTTAAGATGCGCGATCTTGTGTGGATTACAAAGTACATTAACTCGGGCAT AAGAAGAGGACGCACGTTCAACACGGACCTG ATGAGCATCGTTAATCCAGCTTTTATTAAGTTTGTTCATCAAGTGTGGCTCAAGAAGAAGGGCTATTATCCATCCACTGGCTTCCTGGCTTTGATTCTTACTCTGCATCTTTGTGACGAG GTCCATTTGTTCGGCTTTGGAGCCGACAGTGAGGGACAGTGGCGTCATTACTGGGAAGAACTCagaaacaaactatttaaaactGGAGTGCATGCTGGAAATGTAGAGTTTGCAATGATCAAGGAGCTTTCTCAGAATCAAATAATCAAGTATTATGGGGGCTATTGA